A window of Hyperolius riggenbachi isolate aHypRig1 chromosome 1, aHypRig1.pri, whole genome shotgun sequence contains these coding sequences:
- the LOC137545051 gene encoding probable N-acetyltransferase camello isoform X2, with protein sequence MAGFSIREYSSRDYHVVRELFAQGMLDYIPGAAMFLLKVPLVYSLIFTSVITLQLVYRSYLLSLLGFGAYLVGGRCLISVAIRRFIKRCHNRDLLNIEESYMKKPNSCLWVAESHGRIVGMVGVQPDPNCDTDMIMRRMSVSKDQRRRGIARALCMTVIDFARQRKYQRVTLDTSTIQVHAHKLYQRMGFRISKVISSRIGRVVGMTRTFYSYDV encoded by the coding sequence ATGGCGGGCTTCTCCATACGGGAATACAGCAGCAGGGATTACCATGTTGTCCGGGAGCTGTTTGCCCAGGGAATGCTGGATTACATTCCTGGAGCTGCTATGTTCCTGCTGAAGGTACCTCTGGTCTACAGCCTGATCTTCACATCAGTGATCACATTGCAGCTTGTCTATCGGTCCTATCTCCTGTCCCTGTTGGGTTTTGGAGCATACTTGGTGGGTGGCCGTTGCCTTATATCGGTTGCAATAAGGAGGTTCATAAAGAGATGTCACAACAGAGATTTACTGAACATTGAAGAGTCCTACATGAAGAAACCAAACTCCTGCCTCTGGGTGGCTGAGTCCCACGGTAGGATTGTAGGAATGGTGGGAGTCCAGCCTGATCCAAACTGTGATACGGACATGATAATGAGACGCATGTCTGTGTCAAAAGACCAGCGACGTAGAGGAATCGCCAGAGCCCTGTGCATGACGGTCATCGACTTTGCACGCCAACGAAAATACCAGCGCGTCACTTTAGATACATCAACCATACAGGTTCATGCTCATAAACTGTATCAACGCATGGGGTTCAGGATAAGTAAAGTGATATCCAGCAGAATTGGAAGGGTTGTTGGTATGACCAGGACATTCTACAGCTATGATGTCTAG
- the LOC137545043 gene encoding probable N-acetyltransferase camello: MADFTIRVYKNRDYNAVRIMFAEGMMEHLPATCAYLLKLPRAQFILFISFISLLLVSKSYLLSLVSLAIVFTAGRRLLTREYHQYVDKCQREDLLDIEESYMASNNSCFWVAESSGRVVGMVAAQAAPRSSEVMLLRRLSVVRDQRRKGIAAALCKKVIDFARQRGYKTLSLEVSMMQNAAQKLYESLGFQMMDDNVLPSLLGRFANFSIMTYEYKIKD; this comes from the coding sequence ATGGCTGACTTCACCATCCGGGTATACAAGAACAGAGACTACAATGCAGTGCGGATAATGTTCGCTGAGGGAATGATGGAGCATCTTCCGGCCACCTGTGCCTACCTACTGAAGCTGCCCCGGGCCCAGTTCATCCTCTTCATTTCCTTCATCAGCCTTCTCTTGGTGTCAAAGTCCTACCTTCTCTCTCTGGTCAGCTTGGCCATTGTATTCACAGCGGGTCGACGACTACTGACCAGAGAGTACCACCAGTATGTAGACAAGTGTCAGAGGGAGGACCTGCTGGACATCGAGGAGTCCTACATGGCCAGTAATAACTCCTGCTTCTGGGTGGCCGAGTCCAGCGGCCGGGTTGTTGGTATGGTCGCAGCCCAGGCAGCCCCGCGGTCAAGTGAGGTGATGTTGCTGAGGCGTCTATCGGTAGTCAGGGACCAGCGGCGCAAAGGCATCGCCGCAGCTCTGTGTAAAAAGGTCATTGATTTCGCTCGGCAGCGTGGCTACAAGACTCTCTCCCTCGAGGTATCCATGATGCAGAATGCTGCTCAGAAATTGTATGAAAGTCTGGGGTTTCAGATGATGGATGATAACGTCCTCCCTTCCTTGCTTGGAAGATTCGCCAACTTTTCCATCATGACTTATGAATATAAAATTAAGGACTGA
- the LOC137545051 gene encoding probable N-acetyltransferase camello isoform X1 yields MCGQPKNHPNEETRGMAGFSIREYSSRDYHVVRELFAQGMLDYIPGAAMFLLKVPLVYSLIFTSVITLQLVYRSYLLSLLGFGAYLVGGRCLISVAIRRFIKRCHNRDLLNIEESYMKKPNSCLWVAESHGRIVGMVGVQPDPNCDTDMIMRRMSVSKDQRRRGIARALCMTVIDFARQRKYQRVTLDTSTIQVHAHKLYQRMGFRISKVISSRIGRVVGMTRTFYSYDV; encoded by the exons ATGTGCGgacagcccaag AACCATCCGAATGAGGAAACGAGAGGAATGGCGGGCTTCTCCATACGGGAATACAGCAGCAGGGATTACCATGTTGTCCGGGAGCTGTTTGCCCAGGGAATGCTGGATTACATTCCTGGAGCTGCTATGTTCCTGCTGAAGGTACCTCTGGTCTACAGCCTGATCTTCACATCAGTGATCACATTGCAGCTTGTCTATCGGTCCTATCTCCTGTCCCTGTTGGGTTTTGGAGCATACTTGGTGGGTGGCCGTTGCCTTATATCGGTTGCAATAAGGAGGTTCATAAAGAGATGTCACAACAGAGATTTACTGAACATTGAAGAGTCCTACATGAAGAAACCAAACTCCTGCCTCTGGGTGGCTGAGTCCCACGGTAGGATTGTAGGAATGGTGGGAGTCCAGCCTGATCCAAACTGTGATACGGACATGATAATGAGACGCATGTCTGTGTCAAAAGACCAGCGACGTAGAGGAATCGCCAGAGCCCTGTGCATGACGGTCATCGACTTTGCACGCCAACGAAAATACCAGCGCGTCACTTTAGATACATCAACCATACAGGTTCATGCTCATAAACTGTATCAACGCATGGGGTTCAGGATAAGTAAAGTGATATCCAGCAGAATTGGAAGGGTTGTTGGTATGACCAGGACATTCTACAGCTATGATGTCTAG
- the LOC137545062 gene encoding probable N-acetyltransferase camello: MADFTIREYKNRDYDAVRRMFGEGMMEHLPATGTHLLKLFQVQLFFFISFLGVLFVSQSYLLSLVTLAILFLAGRWQLNKEFQEYVEQCKREDLLDIEKSYVANDNSCFWVAESNDRVVGMVGAQSALLSNEVMTLRRMSVARDQRGKGIAKALCRKVIDFARQRGYKTVSLETSMVQYAAQRLYENMGFRKTSVQILPTLFGKFAKFSVLTYEFKIHD; the protein is encoded by the coding sequence ATGGCTGACTTCACCATCCGGGAATACAAGAACAGAGACTACGATGCTGTGCGGAGGATGTTCGGTGAAGGGATGATGGAGCATCTTCCAGCCACTGGCACCCACTTGCTGAAGTTATTCCAGGTGCAGCTTTTCTTCTTCATCTCCTTCCTCGGGGTCCTCTTCGTCTCCCAATCCTACTTGCTGTCTTTGGTCACCCTGGCCATTTTGTTTCTGGCTGGCCGATGGCAACTTAACAAGGAGTTCCAGGAATATGTGGAGCAGTGTAAGAGGGAGGACCTGCTGGACATTGAGAAGTCCTACGTGGCCAATGATAACTCCTGCTTCTGGGTGGCTGAGTCCAATGACCGGGTTGTTGGGATGGTTGGAGCTCAGTCAGCCCTGCTATCTAACGAGGTGATGACGCTTAGGCGTATGTCGGTGGCCAGGGACCAGCGGGGAAAAGGCATCGCCAAAGCTTTGTGTAGAAAGGTTATTGACTTTGCTCGTCAACGTGGCTACAAAACTGTGTCTCTGGAGACCTCGATGGTCCAATATGCTGCTCAAAGATTGTATGAAAATATGGGGTTTCGGAAGACCAGCGTTCAGATACTTCCAACCCTCTTTGGAAAATTTGCCAAGTTTTCTGTCCTGACTTACGAATTCAAAATTCATGACTAA